Proteins found in one Armatimonadota bacterium genomic segment:
- a CDS encoding tetratricopeptide repeat protein — protein MSASTGQATALTDLLDRAWALGADHEPRAAEALSLYRDLSALLESGEPPDAAEGQAPRSSPVDDVRRAAIAALRWQALLVRARSVRRLFGAEAGGDAGADLEDGVVLLDAALALHRPDDADRPETLYLKDFLTLTASLAAADPRPVRGSGAAKVVLTGASAIGAVPGEPLAAPSGAADDGDGAPDGLSRDQGRSGRAPEGAALRPAADQATALQATPGQGPDASTVAVDGAGRRAAARRTGQPQPEGGRPGPARRKRVPVTAVAVVGGCLAGLAAGLLLAPYLLGWFRAPSPTTHSEVSAPTPPASLAPPPQPLATAPVTARPAPPSEVAATAVTTPSPAVSPRASAPGGVPGSRPTPRAQPQPRPRSSPRPALTPRAASPRTLQVQPAPGPLVTLVVRSDPPGAEVFVAGVRQGRTPLAIQRPVGRPVSLTVRMGDAVWHRTIRLTGEAVQVIAVRLPGVRPSPSPRPAARPPGSAGASARTPETGSSDTAPRARPAPSPAAERSREGAPASRATAAPASSSPTGRFDQLMRQGLSLYRAGWYGPALARFRQATQVQPHSPRAWLWLGRAAFRAGRPAEARQALERVLSLAPGSVYAREAEGVLRWMRGRADGTP, from the coding sequence AGCGCCCTGCTGGAGTCCGGCGAACCGCCGGATGCGGCAGAGGGGCAAGCGCCGCGGTCGTCCCCCGTCGACGACGTCCGGCGGGCCGCCATTGCCGCCCTGCGCTGGCAGGCGCTCCTGGTGCGCGCGCGCTCCGTCCGGCGGCTGTTCGGGGCGGAAGCGGGAGGGGATGCGGGGGCGGACCTGGAGGACGGGGTCGTCCTGCTCGATGCCGCCCTGGCCCTCCACCGTCCCGACGACGCGGATCGCCCCGAAACCCTCTACCTGAAGGACTTCCTGACGCTCACCGCCAGCCTGGCTGCGGCCGATCCCCGGCCGGTGCGCGGGAGTGGTGCCGCCAAGGTGGTCCTTACCGGCGCCTCGGCCATCGGGGCGGTCCCAGGGGAACCTCTGGCGGCACCATCCGGCGCTGCCGACGACGGGGATGGGGCACCGGACGGACTCTCCCGGGACCAGGGGCGAAGCGGCCGGGCTCCGGAGGGCGCTGCGCTCCGGCCCGCGGCCGATCAGGCCACGGCCCTGCAGGCCACGCCCGGGCAGGGCCCGGACGCATCGACCGTCGCGGTGGACGGCGCGGGGCGCCGTGCTGCGGCGCGACGGACCGGCCAGCCGCAGCCTGAGGGTGGCCGTCCGGGTCCCGCTCGCAGGAAGCGGGTCCCGGTGACCGCGGTGGCCGTGGTCGGCGGGTGCCTGGCCGGGCTTGCCGCGGGCCTGCTGCTCGCGCCGTACCTGCTGGGGTGGTTTCGCGCGCCGTCGCCCACGACCCACAGCGAGGTGTCCGCTCCGACACCCCCTGCGTCCCTGGCTCCCCCCCCGCAGCCGCTGGCCACCGCTCCTGTGACGGCCCGTCCTGCCCCGCCGTCCGAGGTGGCCGCGACGGCGGTGACCACGCCATCGCCCGCGGTGAGCCCGCGCGCGTCGGCGCCGGGCGGAGTCCCGGGGAGCCGACCCACCCCCCGGGCGCAGCCGCAGCCCCGCCCACGATCCTCCCCGCGCCCCGCCCTTACCCCGCGTGCGGCATCCCCGAGGACCCTGCAGGTCCAGCCGGCCCCGGGGCCCCTCGTCACGCTCGTGGTCCGGTCCGACCCTCCGGGCGCGGAGGTCTTCGTCGCCGGCGTGCGCCAGGGGCGCACCCCGCTGGCCATCCAGCGACCTGTGGGGCGCCCGGTCAGCCTCACGGTGCGGATGGGCGACGCGGTGTGGCACCGGACGATCCGGCTCACGGGCGAGGCGGTGCAGGTGATCGCGGTGCGCCTGCCCGGGGTCCGTCCATCCCCATCGCCCCGTCCGGCCGCCAGACCGCCCGGGAGCGCAGGGGCGAGCGCCCGTACACCTGAAACCGGATCGTCCGACACCGCTCCACGCGCGAGACCTGCGCCCTCACCGGCGGCGGAGCGTTCCCGGGAGGGTGCTCCGGCGTCCAGGGCCACGGCCGCACCCGCCTCGTCGTCCCCGACCGGCCGATTCGACCAGCTCATGCGGCAGGGACTGAGCCTGTACCGGGCCGGGTGGTACGGTCCCGCCCTGGCGCGCTTCCGCCAGGCCACCCAGGTCCAGCCGCACTCCCCGCGCGCCTGGCTGTGGTTGGGCCGTGCCGCCTTCCGGGCGGGACGGCCCGCCGAGGCGCGCCAGGCGCTCGAGCGTGTCCTCAGCCTGGCACCCGGGAGCGTCTACGCCCGGGAAGCCGAGGGCGTCCTGCGGTGGATGCGTGGCCGGGCAGACGGGACCCCGTGA